The nucleotide sequence GAACCCGAAGGAACTGACCGCAGCGCGGCGGGGATGTTCGAACGGGCGAACCCAAGGCCGCGGCTGCGGACAAAGCATCAAAGGGCTGGTCGGGTCGCGCAACAGCGGCAAAGGCTGCTTGACCCCGACATGCGGCGGCAAAACCCGCTGATGCAAGGCCAGCGCGGCCTTGACCAAACCGGCGGCACCCGCCGCGCCCTTGGTGTGACCGATCAACGTTTTGACCGATCCCACCGCGCAACTGGCCGGCGCCGCTGCCGCCTCACTCAACAGCGTCGACAGGGTTTCCAGTTCGGCGCGGTCGCCGGCTACCGTGCCGGTACCATGCGCCTCCCAACAACCTACCGTCGCGGGCGAATAACCCGCTTCTTGGTAAGCCCGCCGCAAGGCGCGCAATTGCCCTTCCGGGCGTGGCGCGGTCAAACCCTTGGCGCGACCGTCGCTGGAACCGCCCATGCCCTTGATGACCGCGTAAATCCGGTCGCCGTCCCGCTCGGCGTCGGCCAGCCGCTTGAGCGCCACCGCCGCCAGCCCTTCGGAAATGGCGATGCCGTCCGATTGCTCGTCGAAGGTCTGGCAACAACCGCGCGGGGATAAAGCTTGGGTCTTGGCGAAACACAGATACATGAACGGCGACTGCATGACATCGATGCCGCCGGCCAGCGCCAGGTCGCACTTGCCCAAGCGCAGTTCGTTCACGGCCTGATAGATCGCCGCCAGCGACGACGCGCACGCGGCATCCACCGTGCCGTTGATCCCGCCGAAATCGAAGCGGTTGGCGACCCGTCCGGCCGCCACGTTGAGCAGCAGGCCGGGGAAAGAATCCTCGGTCCATCCCGGCAAGTCCGCCCGGCCTGCCGCCGCCTGCCTCGCGTCGCCGGCGAGGCGCGGCAGTTCCGAGCGCACGCCGTAACCCAATGAAAAATCACCCAATCCACCAGTCGCGCCCAGCAGCACCGCCACTCGCTCCCGATCCAAGCGGCTCAGCTCGATCCCGGCATCGTCGAGCGTTTGGCGGATCAATTCCAGGGTCAGCAACTGCAAGGGATCGACGGATTTGAGGGCTACCGGCGGCAGCCCGTAGCGGCCGGGATCAAAAGGGATTTCGCCGATGAACCCGCCCCAGCGCGAATAAATTTTATCCGGCGCTTTCGGATCGGGATCGTAATAAAGCCGCCAATCCCAGCGCTCCGGCGGAATCTCGCGGATGCTGTTGGTCCCGTTGAGGATATTGCTCCAGTAGGCGCGCACATCCCGCGCGCCGGGCAGCAATACGCCCATTCCAATAATGGCGACATCGGCGGGACCCGGCGCGGGTCGCGGGCTACTCGGGTCGGTCATCAGAAATCTTCAAGCCTTGGGAACCGAACCGTTGGCGCCATCAGCCAGCATGGCTTGGCGAATTTGGTCGATCCGCTCCAATTCCTTGAGCGTTTCGGTCAGAGTGGCTTCCATCCAGTCGGCGCGGTGGCGGAGCTGCTGGCAGTAGCGGGTGACTTCTTCCAGCGTGCTGGAGGTCGCCCATTCCTCGCGCCGCTGCAACTGGCCGAAACCGTATTCGACGCCGCCGGTCGGTTCGGGCGCGAGGCTGGGTCCGCCGCCGCCAGCCTGACCGCGCCGGTTCTGCTGCAACCAATCCAGCAAGACCTCTCGAAGCTCTGGATTCTCCAGCAAGCGCTTCAAAAGTGGAATTTTGCCGAACGGATCTGGCTTCGAATTCGCCGCGCCACCGGCCTCGCGGTCGTGTGCCACGGATTTCTTGGGCTTGAAGTGGTGTGCTTGTTCCAACGAGTCTTCCTCACGTTCCGCCATGCGTCGTTAGCCCGACAAGGTTCAATCCAAAAAATCCATGTACCATTCACCGCTCGCCGGCGGTGACGGTTTCGAATCGACCGACCGGGCCGTCAAATCAGGCCGGCTTGTCGCGCCCGGTTTGGCCGTTTCAGCGTGGCCAGACACCTGCTTTAAAATCTGCTGCTGCACCGCCAGCAGCTCCTCACTCAGGCGCTGGGCGCGCCGCGCCAACTCCGGCAGCCCTAGGTCTTCCATTCGCTCGGGTGCGGCATCGGCTTCGACCGCCAACAGGTTACCCTCGATAATCCCGCGCTCCGCGGGAAAATCCAGCACCGCTCCCTTGCCAGCGAGCGGCTGTTGTTCCCTGGCGCGCTCCAAAAGCGCCACGGCCCGCGTGATATTGACCCCGGCGATCATCCGCCCGCCCGGTTCGCTCTCGGTCAAGTACGCCAGGATGGCGCGGGCGCGCTGGGCCTGCTGGCCGTTGGCCGCCGCGCCGCGCCGCTTGAGAAATTGCAGCAATTTACCCAGACGGTCTTCCCGAATAGGGGTTCCGGCAACGAACCGGGCATCCGAGCCTTCCTGGGTTAAAAAGGCCGCAACCCGCGACAGCAATCCACCGCTCGCTGCTTGGCCTTCGTTTCCCACCGCCTTACCGCCCGCGCTCGCCGCCCGTCGGTGGATGGGAACCGGCAGACGCTCCGAGCTGCTGGTAGCGCGTTCCCATTCGCTTTCCGCGCGGGAATCCTCCACCGCCGTCACGGCGGTTTGTTGGTAGCGTTCCCGCAGCGCGCGCAGCCGGGCGCGCCGGATGTCCACATCGTTTCCATCATTCATCTCATCGATCACCTTGCAAGGTCTGTGCAGCCAATCCGTCACTCGTAACCCACTTCCAAAGCCAGTTCAATCACCCGCGGATGAAAGCCCCGACCGTCGGTACGCCACGGTAAGGGGCCATCCAGGCTGTAGCGGCTCACGCGCGTGGGCCGGATGCGCGCGTCCAACAGAAAATTGATGTCGTTGCCCAGGCGCGCCGTCGCCGGCCCCACGCAGGCGAACGGGGAAAGTTCTGGTTGCTTCATCGCCGCCAAATCCGCCGGCGTGCAGGAAAGACCCAGCCAACCGCACAAGTGGCCCAACGAACCATCGAGGTCGGTAATGAAATCCTCCCCCCGAACCCGCATCCAGTTTTCGGGCGATACCCCTTCCAGAAACGTCATGATCGACCTATTGGATTCGTACCAAAAAACTTGCGGGTCCAATTCGGGAATCCGACCGGAATAATCGATCGAATTCAACAGCAATAACATCATCTTGCCCGTATGCAGCTTGAACAGCGATTCGGCCTGACCGCGCGGATGCCGCAACAGGTGAATGAAGCGAGCATCGGGAAAAGTATCGAGCAACCGTTTCAAATAAAGCGGCTTGCGCGTGTAGCCTGGACTCTTTTCCACCGGCCGCAAGGGATGCAGCCGGGCGGCCAATTCCTGATAAACCTCGCCGGTGGTTTTATCCGCCCGTGTCCTGATCCAGCGATAAGCCATGGCGATGCTGTCGATGCTTTGTTCGCCGGCGTACAGTTGCGCGACCGCGCGCAGCAGGCCATGCCGCATCATCGGCCAATAAATCGATTTTCGGCTGCCGTCGCTATCGCCGCCCCGCCAAAAATCCTTCATGGTTCCCGCCATGAACAAATTCAATTCCGGCAGGCCATACAATTGCGGGTGCTGGCCTAAAATCGCGCAGATCAGCGAAGTAAAAGATCGAGACGGCGCCAGCAAGAATACGGGAGCCGCCGCGTTATGGCGGGCGACATTCATTGGTCTCGACCCTGCCCTAAGGCTATCGGAACTCCGCAAAGGCCGGCGCTCACGCCGCGCCCTCCTCCGGCAAGGCCGGCCGCAATCCCTCGACGAAAGGCACCTCAAAACATTTCGGGTGCATGATCGGACCGTGGCCAAAATAGCCGTCTTCGCCGAACAGTTCGCCGTGATCGGCGGTCACGATAAAATAGGTATTGGCGGGACATTTGCGATAAAGCTCGCCGAGCAGGCCATCCACATACTCCACGCAGCGCATCTGTTGTTGGTGCAGCCGCTGCATTTCCTCAGCCGGGAAAAACTGGTCGCGAATCGAAGCGGGTTCTTGGCCGGAGTCCGGCATATTTTTCAGCACGCCATGAACCCCGGAGATATGCGGCAAATCGTCACCGACCAGCATATAGGGGTAATGAGTTTCCCCGAGGTTCAAAAAATAAAATCGCGGCTGCGAATC is from Candidatus Competibacteraceae bacterium and encodes:
- a CDS encoding sulfotransferase, whose product is MNVARHNAAAPVFLLAPSRSFTSLICAILGQHPQLYGLPELNLFMAGTMKDFWRGGDSDGSRKSIYWPMMRHGLLRAVAQLYAGEQSIDSIAMAYRWIRTRADKTTGEVYQELAARLHPLRPVEKSPGYTRKPLYLKRLLDTFPDARFIHLLRHPRGQAESLFKLHTGKMMLLLLNSIDYSGRIPELDPQVFWYESNRSIMTFLEGVSPENWMRVRGEDFITDLDGSLGHLCGWLGLSCTPADLAAMKQPELSPFACVGPATARLGNDINFLLDARIRPTRVSRYSLDGPLPWRTDGRGFHPRVIELALEVGYE